A window of the Bacillus andreraoultii genome harbors these coding sequences:
- a CDS encoding sensor histidine kinase: protein MEGKRNLFLAYLKKNRKWIFLLFTVFLCFYLVFYLHHLSMAPILYATLLYVYIGVIFLIVDYVKFRNRYRILQLLQKTITIQNDELPPPNNIIEERYQELIRILFSNRNEMAALAENKQKDLVDYFTQWTHQIKTPIAAMRLLLQTGQNEQYHDLDLELFKIEQYVQFVLQYLRLDDMSNDLEIKRIDLDDLIKQAIRKNAKPFILKKISLHYNELNCAVLTDEKWLLFVIEQVLSNALKYTNKGSIFIYMEPNPNKKLLVIEDTGIGIRSEDLPRIFEKGFTGYNGRTYKGATGIGLYLCKQILTKLSHEIIIQSEQGKGTKVIIDLTTVNLQTE, encoded by the coding sequence ATGGAAGGGAAAAGAAATTTGTTCCTCGCTTACTTGAAAAAAAATCGAAAGTGGATTTTCTTATTATTCACGGTTTTTCTTTGCTTTTATCTTGTTTTTTATCTTCATCATCTGTCAATGGCTCCAATCCTTTACGCAACCCTTTTATATGTATACATTGGTGTGATTTTTCTCATTGTTGATTACGTAAAATTTCGCAATCGATATCGAATCTTACAGCTATTGCAAAAAACAATCACCATTCAAAACGATGAATTGCCACCACCAAACAATATTATTGAAGAAAGGTATCAAGAACTCATCCGCATATTATTTTCTAATCGTAATGAGATGGCAGCGTTAGCAGAAAATAAACAAAAAGACTTAGTGGATTACTTTACGCAATGGACACATCAAATTAAAACACCGATTGCCGCGATGAGGCTTCTTTTACAAACTGGACAAAATGAACAATATCATGACCTTGATTTGGAATTGTTTAAAATCGAACAATATGTCCAATTTGTTTTGCAATACCTTCGTTTAGATGATATGTCAAATGACCTTGAAATTAAAAGAATTGATTTAGATGACCTAATTAAGCAAGCGATTCGTAAAAACGCAAAACCTTTCATTCTTAAAAAGATTTCCTTACATTACAACGAGTTAAATTGCGCTGTTTTAACTGATGAAAAATGGTTGTTATTTGTCATCGAGCAAGTACTTTCAAACGCATTGAAATATACAAATAAAGGATCGATATTTATATATATGGAACCAAATCCGAATAAAAAACTTCTCGTTATTGAAGATACAGGAATTGGTATCCGCTCGGAGGACTTACCACGAATTTTTGAAAAAGGTTTCACCGGTTATAATGGAAGAACTTACAAAGGTGCGACAGGAATTGGACTATATCTTTGTAAACAAATCCTTACAAAGCTGTCCCATGAAATTATTATCCAATCCGAGCAAGGAAAAGGAACAAAAGTAATTATTGATTTAACGACCGTAAACCTTCAAACAGAATAA
- a CDS encoding ABC transporter ATP-binding protein, with protein MTLLEVKNVKKVYTTRFGGNHVQALTNVSFSVEEGEYVAIMGESGSGKTTLLNILAALDKPTSGEVLLNGKNIVSIKDKEISAFRRQNLGFVFQDFNLLDTFSLQDNIFLPLVLSGKTFAEMNTSLQPLAEKLRIKDILPKFPYEVSGGQKQRAAVARALITKPKLVLADEPTGALDSRASDDLLQIFSQVNQDGQTILMVTHSTKAASHASRVLFIKDGVVFHQLYRGTLSNEEMYQKISHTLNLIATGGVRNE; from the coding sequence ATGACACTATTAGAAGTAAAAAATGTTAAAAAGGTGTATACTACCCGCTTTGGTGGAAATCATGTTCAGGCTTTAACTAATGTGAGCTTTTCTGTTGAAGAAGGTGAATATGTTGCGATTATGGGGGAATCAGGATCAGGGAAAACAACGCTTCTCAATATTTTAGCTGCACTCGATAAGCCAACTAGTGGAGAAGTCTTATTAAACGGGAAAAATATCGTCTCCATTAAAGATAAGGAAATTTCCGCATTTAGAAGACAAAATCTTGGCTTTGTTTTTCAAGATTTTAACTTACTTGATACGTTTTCACTACAAGATAATATCTTTTTACCACTCGTGCTATCCGGGAAAACTTTTGCAGAAATGAATACGAGCCTACAACCACTTGCTGAAAAATTACGGATTAAAGACATTTTACCTAAGTTTCCATACGAAGTTTCTGGTGGGCAAAAGCAAAGAGCAGCCGTTGCAAGAGCATTAATTACGAAGCCAAAGTTAGTGCTAGCGGATGAACCGACCGGCGCCTTAGATTCACGTGCATCCGATGACTTGTTACAGATTTTCTCACAAGTGAATCAAGATGGGCAAACCATTCTAATGGTAACACATAGTACGAAGGCAGCGAGCCATGCAAGCCGTGTTCTCTTTATAAAAGACGGTGTTGTTTTTCACCAATTATATAGAGGGACGCTATCCAATGAAGAGATGTACCAAAAAATTTCCCATACCCTAAATTTAATTGCAACGGGTGGTGTTCGTAATGAGTAA
- a CDS encoding ABC transporter permease: MSKFFYVKLALTNIVKNRKTYLPYILTCIGTIAMFYIMHFISGNTGLEKMSGGEQLRILLGMGTHIIGIFSVIFLFYTNSFLIKRRKKEFGLFNILGMEKKHIAKVILWETVYITGISLIAGLASGVILSKLMFLLLNSLLHFEVPLTYIISIKSISMTIILFIGIFIFTMLNNLRHIHLAKPIELLKGGQVGEKEPRTKWLLVLIGIGTLSYGYYIALVTESPLEALLKFFVAVLLVIIGTYALFTAGTIALLKGLRKNKGFYYKTKNFISVSGMIYRMKQNAVGLANICILSTMVLVMLSTTVSLYIGMEDVLRTRYPKDIEFTAHNVAKEDARLAENEIYKVAKKHGIAVQNIDSYRYADFPAIRHGDTFTTDDATLESFTNLSIIGLLPLDEYNKLAKKSITLEENEALLYTYRGDPMNEMITLNGRNFHIKEQLKSLPITGEASAMLADTYFIIMKDEKIIKNIYPAKALGDTEWKDLSFYYGFDAVGNPDNEVALTKNLSKQLLKVGVDGRADGVEESREIFYSLYGGLFFLGIFLGILFIMATVLIIYYKQISEGFDDKARFEIMQKVGLSKDEIKKSIKSQVLIVFFLPLVTAVIHIAFAFKVITKLLAVLNLTNVSLFAICTVGTILVFALFYAIIYTLTAREYYKIVS, encoded by the coding sequence ATGAGTAAATTTTTCTATGTAAAACTAGCACTTACGAACATTGTAAAAAATCGAAAAACTTATCTTCCGTACATTCTCACTTGTATTGGAACCATTGCCATGTTTTATATTATGCATTTTATATCTGGTAATACAGGATTAGAAAAGATGTCCGGTGGCGAACAACTGCGGATCCTCCTTGGAATGGGAACGCATATCATCGGTATTTTCTCTGTTATCTTTCTGTTTTATACGAACAGCTTTTTAATTAAACGACGTAAAAAAGAGTTCGGTCTTTTTAACATTTTGGGAATGGAGAAAAAACATATCGCCAAAGTGATTTTATGGGAGACAGTTTATATAACCGGAATTAGTCTTATAGCTGGTCTTGCCTCAGGCGTTATTTTAAGTAAGTTAATGTTCTTACTACTTAATAGTTTACTACATTTCGAAGTGCCACTTACGTATATTATCTCAATCAAATCAATTAGTATGACGATCATTCTTTTTATTGGTATCTTTATCTTTACGATGCTGAATAATTTACGTCATATTCATTTAGCTAAACCAATTGAGTTATTAAAAGGTGGTCAAGTTGGCGAAAAAGAACCGAGAACGAAATGGTTACTTGTCCTCATTGGTATTGGGACCTTGTCATATGGTTACTATATCGCTCTCGTTACGGAATCCCCATTAGAAGCACTGTTGAAATTTTTCGTAGCCGTTTTGCTTGTAATTATTGGAACATACGCATTGTTTACTGCAGGTACGATTGCCTTACTTAAAGGACTTCGAAAAAATAAAGGCTTCTATTACAAAACGAAAAATTTCATTAGCGTATCCGGAATGATTTATCGGATGAAACAAAATGCTGTTGGGCTAGCTAACATATGTATCTTGTCAACAATGGTTCTTGTGATGTTGTCAACAACTGTTTCCTTATATATCGGGATGGAAGATGTATTACGCACACGGTATCCAAAAGATATTGAATTTACAGCACATAATGTAGCAAAAGAAGATGCTCGCTTGGCAGAAAACGAAATTTATAAGGTAGCAAAAAAACACGGCATTGCTGTTCAAAATATAGACTCCTATCGGTATGCGGATTTTCCTGCTATTCGTCACGGGGATACGTTCACAACAGATGACGCAACATTAGAATCATTCACCAACCTATCCATCATTGGTTTACTGCCACTTGACGAGTATAATAAATTAGCAAAAAAATCAATTACACTCGAAGAAAATGAAGCCCTTCTATATACGTATAGAGGTGACCCGATGAATGAAATGATTACACTTAACGGACGCAATTTTCATATTAAAGAGCAGTTGAAAAGTTTACCAATAACTGGAGAAGCTTCAGCGATGTTAGCGGACACGTATTTTATTATCATGAAAGACGAAAAGATTATTAAAAATATTTATCCTGCTAAGGCGCTTGGAGATACGGAATGGAAAGACTTATCGTTTTATTATGGATTTGATGCCGTTGGAAATCCAGATAATGAAGTAGCCTTAACAAAGAACTTATCTAAACAGTTATTGAAAGTCGGTGTGGATGGGCGTGCTGACGGGGTAGAGGAATCTAGAGAAATATTTTATTCCTTGTATGGTGGTCTCTTCTTCCTCGGTATATTCCTAGGAATTCTCTTTATTATGGCCACCGTGTTAATTATTTACTATAAACAGATTTCTGAAGGGTTTGATGATAAAGCTCGATTTGAAATTATGCAAAAGGTAGGCTTAAGTAAGGATGAAATTAAAAAATCGATTAAAAGCCAAGTGTTAATTGTCTTTTTCTTACCACTCGTAACTGCTGTCATTCATATTGCTTTCGCATTCAAAGTAATTACAAAACTTTTAGCAGTACTAAACTTAACAAATGTCAGCTTATTTGCCATCTGTACAGTGGGCACAATTCTTGTATTTGCTTTATTTTATGCAATTATCTACACACTTACCGCACGAGAGTATTATAAAATTGTAAGTTAA
- a CDS encoding amphi-Trp domain-containing protein has product MEKDEKPVTQVLVKHKETQSLLEFAAMLESIAKKLKEDQKFIITQGKEVVEIKPSNQLEVEIEYEIKRDKHSFEIEIDWYPDRDYPTMEIL; this is encoded by the coding sequence ATGGAAAAAGATGAAAAACCAGTAACTCAAGTTTTAGTTAAGCATAAAGAAACCCAAAGTCTCCTTGAATTCGCAGCAATGTTAGAGTCTATCGCAAAAAAGTTAAAGGAAGATCAGAAGTTTATCATTACCCAAGGGAAAGAAGTGGTTGAAATTAAGCCTTCTAACCAATTGGAAGTTGAAATTGAGTATGAAATCAAACGTGATAAACATTCATTTGAGATTGAAATTGACTGGTATCCCGATCGTGATTACCCGACAATGGAAATTTTGTAA
- the gntK gene encoding gluconokinase encodes MSHETYYLGVDIGTTSTKSVLFGNSGTVIQMSHIEYPLYSPLPSIAEQDPDQIFHAVIKSMKDTIHKSKIEPKDIELVSFSSAMHSLILVDKDGKPITKCITWADSRASKWAEKIKNEQNGLEIYKRTGTPIHPMTPLAKITWLKDEHPDIFAKAHKFIGIKEYIFYKLFNEYIIDYSIASATGMFNLEKLDWDPSALKVANININQLSKPVPTTYIKTGILPEFAMEIGLPSDTPFVIGASDGVLSNLGVNAIDPGVVAVTIGTSGAIRTVTNKPVTDPKGRIFCYALTENHWVVGGPVNNGGMTFRWVRDELASSEVETAKRLGIDPYDVLTKIASRVAPGSDGLLFHPYLAGERAPIWNANAKGSFFGLGLHHKREHMIRSVLEGVILNLYTVMLALQELIGMPKKIQATGGFARSELWRQMLADIFNHEVVVPESFESSCLGAIVLGMYALGKIDDFSIISEWIGTTHAHEPIKENVEVYEEIIPIFIRISRLLENEYEEITKFQQKWVKN; translated from the coding sequence ATGTCACATGAAACGTATTATTTGGGTGTGGATATTGGGACGACTAGTACGAAATCAGTTTTATTCGGAAATTCTGGAACTGTCATTCAAATGAGCCATATCGAGTACCCATTATATAGCCCGCTTCCATCGATTGCAGAACAAGATCCAGATCAAATTTTCCATGCTGTTATTAAGTCTATGAAAGATACCATTCACAAATCAAAGATAGAACCTAAAGATATTGAACTTGTTTCCTTTAGTTCTGCTATGCATAGTTTAATATTAGTTGATAAAGACGGAAAACCAATCACGAAATGTATTACTTGGGCAGATAGCCGTGCATCCAAGTGGGCTGAAAAGATTAAAAATGAGCAAAATGGATTAGAGATTTATAAACGAACAGGTACGCCCATTCATCCCATGACCCCTCTAGCAAAAATCACTTGGTTAAAAGATGAGCATCCTGACATTTTTGCAAAAGCTCATAAATTCATAGGAATTAAGGAATATATTTTTTACAAGCTTTTCAACGAATATATTATTGATTATTCAATTGCTTCCGCCACAGGTATGTTTAATCTAGAAAAACTGGATTGGGACCCGAGTGCATTAAAAGTTGCAAATATTAACATCAATCAATTGTCCAAACCAGTACCAACTACTTATATTAAGACAGGTATTCTCCCTGAATTTGCGATGGAGATTGGATTACCTAGTGATACACCTTTTGTTATTGGCGCAAGTGATGGTGTTCTTTCTAATCTTGGTGTAAATGCTATTGATCCAGGGGTTGTTGCTGTTACCATTGGTACAAGTGGAGCAATACGAACAGTAACTAATAAACCAGTAACGGATCCAAAAGGACGTATATTCTGTTATGCATTAACAGAGAATCACTGGGTCGTTGGTGGTCCAGTGAATAATGGCGGCATGACTTTTCGGTGGGTTCGGGACGAGTTAGCTTCAAGTGAAGTTGAAACAGCAAAAAGACTAGGCATTGACCCATATGATGTCTTAACAAAAATAGCCTCCAGAGTAGCCCCTGGTTCAGATGGTCTTCTCTTCCATCCTTATTTAGCTGGAGAACGCGCGCCAATATGGAATGCGAATGCAAAAGGTTCATTTTTCGGACTTGGTCTACATCATAAACGTGAACATATGATTCGATCTGTACTAGAAGGGGTTATTTTAAATTTATATACAGTTATGTTAGCACTTCAAGAACTAATCGGTATGCCAAAAAAAATTCAAGCAACTGGCGGATTTGCCCGTTCAGAATTATGGAGACAAATGTTAGCAGATATATTTAACCATGAAGTTGTTGTTCCGGAAAGTTTTGAAAGCTCTTGTCTCGGTGCAATTGTTTTAGGGATGTATGCTTTAGGAAAGATAGATGACTTTTCAATCATATCAGAGTGGATTGGTACGACACATGCACATGAACCAATTAAAGAGAATGTAGAAGTTTATGAAGAGATAATACCTATTTTTATTCGTATATCTCGATTACTAGAAAATGAATACGAAGAAATAACTAAATTCCAACAAAAATGGGTGAAAAATTAA
- the gnd gene encoding phosphogluconate dehydrogenase (NAD(+)-dependent, decarboxylating), translated as MNIGLIGLGKMGYNLALNLMEHQHEVVAYDIDSEVVANFKTDGGKGANSILELVSQLPSPKVVWVMVPAGEITTNVINELTDLLSENDIVIDGGNSKYKDSIARAEKLKSKGIHFLDVGTSGGISGARNGACMMIGGDKSVFQSIEQIFKDTCVNDGYLYCGKHGSGHFLKMVHNGVEYGMMQAIAEGFEVLYKSEYDYDLEKVAKNWNNGSVVRSWLMELMEDAFSKDANLEEIKGVMHSSGEGKWTVETALDLQVPTPVITLALMMRYRSLESDTFSGKVIAALRNGFGGHAIES; from the coding sequence ATGAATATTGGTTTAATTGGATTAGGAAAAATGGGATATAATCTAGCTTTAAATTTAATGGAACATCAACATGAAGTTGTTGCTTATGATATTGATTCAGAAGTCGTTGCCAATTTTAAAACTGATGGGGGAAAGGGGGCAAATTCTATTTTAGAGCTTGTTTCTCAATTACCAAGTCCGAAAGTGGTTTGGGTTATGGTACCAGCCGGAGAAATTACAACGAATGTGATTAATGAGTTAACGGATTTATTATCTGAAAATGATATTGTAATCGATGGTGGAAATTCAAAATATAAGGACTCTATTGCACGTGCAGAAAAATTAAAAAGTAAAGGAATCCATTTTCTTGATGTTGGTACAAGTGGAGGGATTTCAGGGGCGAGAAATGGTGCATGTATGATGATTGGAGGAGATAAATCTGTCTTTCAATCAATTGAACAAATCTTTAAAGATACTTGTGTAAATGACGGCTATTTATATTGTGGAAAACATGGTAGTGGTCACTTTTTAAAAATGGTTCACAATGGTGTCGAATATGGAATGATGCAAGCTATTGCAGAAGGGTTCGAAGTTTTGTACAAGAGTGAGTACGACTATGACCTTGAAAAAGTTGCTAAAAACTGGAATAATGGTTCCGTTGTTCGTTCTTGGCTAATGGAATTAATGGAAGATGCGTTTTCGAAGGATGCAAACTTGGAAGAGATTAAAGGAGTCATGCATTCATCAGGTGAAGGTAAATGGACGGTTGAAACAGCTCTAGATCTCCAAGTACCCACACCAGTAATCACACTTGCTTTAATGATGCGTTACCGTTCTCTAGAGAGTGACACATTTTCAGGTAAAGTTATTGCTGCATTGCGAAATGGATTTGGTGGTCATGCTATAGAAAGTTAA
- a CDS encoding MurR/RpiR family transcriptional regulator has product MSKNCLGKIRSHYSRLSEKERKIADYILNNPEKIIHCTISDISEDLNVADATVFRFCKRIGFKGYQAMKIALAAEIIEPIQQIHEEISDLDSEKTIVEKIFHSNITTLNRTLNLIDEKTIESAVGLLLSANRVYFYGTGGSAVIAMDAYHKFIRTGIESFAFIDSHFQIMSASQLTKKDVAVVISHSGTNIDTINILKVARKNGAKTIGITGYPKSPLAQNSDVILYTSSEETEFRSEALSSRIAQLSLIDALYVNVMILNKEKAKKSLAKVRDAISETRM; this is encoded by the coding sequence ATGTCGAAAAACTGTTTAGGGAAAATCCGCTCACACTATTCAAGGCTAAGTGAAAAAGAAAGAAAAATTGCGGATTATATATTAAATAATCCCGAAAAAATTATTCATTGTACGATTAGTGATATTTCAGAAGACTTAAATGTTGCTGATGCGACTGTTTTTCGCTTTTGTAAAAGAATTGGGTTCAAAGGATATCAAGCAATGAAAATCGCTCTAGCTGCAGAAATCATTGAACCGATTCAACAAATCCACGAAGAAATTTCTGATTTAGATAGTGAGAAAACAATTGTAGAGAAAATATTTCATTCAAATATAACTACCTTAAATCGAACATTAAATTTAATTGATGAGAAAACAATTGAAAGCGCTGTTGGTTTATTATTATCAGCCAATCGGGTTTATTTTTATGGCACCGGTGGTTCTGCAGTCATTGCAATGGATGCTTACCATAAATTTATTCGTACAGGTATTGAGTCTTTTGCATTTATTGACTCTCACTTCCAAATTATGTCAGCCTCACAATTGACAAAAAAGGATGTCGCCGTTGTTATATCCCATTCAGGCACAAACATTGATACAATTAACATTTTAAAAGTTGCAAGGAAAAACGGTGCAAAAACCATTGGTATAACCGGATACCCTAAGTCACCACTTGCCCAAAATTCAGATGTCATACTCTATACAAGTTCTGAAGAAACCGAGTTCCGTTCTGAAGCTTTATCTTCAAGAATTGCTCAATTAAGTTTAATAGACGCCCTTTACGTAAATGTGATGATTTTAAATAAAGAAAAAGCGAAAAAATCTTTAGCAAAAGTTAGAGATGCAATTTCTGAAACAAGAATGTAA
- a CDS encoding GntT/GntP/DsdX family permease: MDAYVLIITLLAIVIVILGVSLFKWHAFISLTVASLFLAIFTGMSWDKIVHAYETGVGSVLGHLVGILALGTILGKMLSESGAGLQIANYFVKVFGEKRLPWAMFFSGFIIGIPVFFEVGILIILPLVISIQQATKKNLLLIGLPAIAGLSIVHGLVPPHPGAVAAIGIYDANLGKVLLYSLVIAIPAGIIGGPIFAKYISKKVVPSGESGLLKVDDSQNRKLPSVGISFLSILMPVILMVLGTFSPFLKKLPESGIKFLEFIGSPLIALLISCFSAFYFLGFRQGIVKNQIKKFVDECILPVGSIILIIGAGGGFKQVLIDSGVGETIGNMAQNLSLSPLVLAFLIAGLIRIATGSATVALTTAAGIVSPIIANMTGVNLELLVIVTGAGSLMFSHVNDAGFWMVKEYLGLSVKETFMTWTLLETILSFVAFICALILNVII; the protein is encoded by the coding sequence ATGGATGCATACGTACTTATCATTACACTTCTAGCCATTGTAATCGTTATTTTAGGAGTTTCTCTGTTTAAATGGCATGCTTTTATCAGTTTAACAGTTGCTAGCTTGTTTTTAGCAATATTTACTGGCATGTCATGGGATAAAATTGTTCATGCTTACGAAACAGGTGTTGGTAGTGTATTAGGCCATTTAGTGGGAATTTTAGCATTAGGTACAATTCTTGGTAAAATGCTCTCGGAATCAGGGGCAGGTTTACAAATTGCAAATTACTTTGTGAAAGTTTTTGGTGAAAAAAGATTGCCATGGGCGATGTTTTTCTCAGGATTTATTATCGGTATTCCTGTATTTTTCGAAGTAGGAATTCTAATTATATTACCATTAGTTATTTCAATTCAACAAGCAACAAAGAAAAATTTATTATTAATCGGATTACCCGCAATTGCTGGACTATCCATTGTTCATGGATTAGTTCCACCACATCCGGGTGCGGTTGCAGCAATAGGAATCTATGATGCGAATCTTGGAAAAGTATTACTATATTCGTTAGTGATTGCTATTCCTGCTGGGATTATTGGGGGACCAATATTTGCAAAATATATAAGTAAAAAAGTGGTTCCATCTGGTGAATCAGGATTACTTAAAGTTGACGATTCGCAAAATAGAAAATTACCTAGTGTCGGTATTTCTTTCCTTTCTATTTTAATGCCAGTTATTTTAATGGTATTGGGAACATTTTCTCCATTTTTAAAGAAGTTGCCAGAAAGTGGAATAAAATTTCTTGAATTTATTGGGAGTCCTTTAATCGCTTTATTAATTTCTTGTTTTTCTGCTTTTTATTTTCTAGGATTTCGCCAAGGAATTGTAAAAAATCAAATTAAGAAATTCGTGGATGAATGTATTTTACCTGTTGGTTCTATTATTTTAATTATCGGTGCCGGGGGTGGATTTAAACAAGTTTTAATTGATAGTGGTGTCGGTGAAACGATTGGGAATATGGCACAAAATTTATCACTATCACCTTTAGTATTAGCTTTTCTCATTGCTGGATTGATTCGGATTGCTACAGGATCAGCTACAGTGGCACTTACAACTGCAGCAGGTATTGTATCTCCTATCATTGCAAATATGACAGGCGTAAATTTAGAACTACTTGTAATCGTGACAGGCGCTGGATCACTCATGTTTTCTCATGTCAATGATGCCGGCTTCTGGATGGTAAAAGAGTATCTAGGATTATCGGTTAAAGAAACATTTATGACTTGGACATTACTCGAAACCATTCTTTCATTTGTTGCATTCATTTGTGCATTAATCCTAAATGTAATCATTTAA
- a CDS encoding trimeric intracellular cation channel family protein, protein MTWEILNIIGTLAFAISGALVAIEEEYDILGVFILGFTTAFGGGLIRNLLIGIPIENIWQQDLLFVVAFLVITIVFIFPDKWMNDWVRWVVFFDAIGLGAFAIQGANYAVSIEAPLIAVVIAATMTGAGGGMLRDVFAGRKPMIFHSDIYALWAALAGFAVGFDILNGPYTTFVLLSFVVVFRMLSVYYNWQLPRRANWNEQKESQKHNRSTING, encoded by the coding sequence TTGACTTGGGAAATTCTTAATATTATCGGTACATTAGCTTTTGCTATTAGTGGTGCACTTGTCGCAATTGAAGAAGAATATGATATTTTAGGTGTGTTTATTTTAGGTTTTACTACTGCCTTTGGAGGGGGATTAATTCGAAATCTGTTAATAGGGATTCCAATCGAGAATATTTGGCAACAAGATTTATTATTTGTTGTCGCATTTTTAGTGATTACGATTGTATTTATTTTTCCAGATAAATGGATGAATGATTGGGTTCGTTGGGTCGTTTTTTTCGATGCCATTGGATTAGGTGCTTTCGCAATACAAGGGGCGAACTATGCTGTTTCGATTGAAGCACCGCTAATTGCGGTTGTTATTGCTGCAACAATGACAGGTGCGGGTGGAGGAATGTTACGAGATGTATTCGCTGGGAGAAAACCAATGATTTTTCATTCAGATATCTATGCTTTGTGGGCAGCATTAGCAGGATTTGCAGTAGGTTTTGACATATTAAATGGACCGTATACAACATTTGTTCTTTTGTCTTTCGTTGTCGTGTTTCGAATGCTCTCTGTCTACTATAATTGGCAGTTACCACGTAGAGCAAACTGGAATGAACAAAAAGAGTCTCAAAAGCATAATAGAAGCACGATTAATGGGTAA
- a CDS encoding MDR family MFS transporter yields MQKESNQNHVVLSLLIATFLTAIEGTIVSTAMPKIVEDLGGSQLYTWVISVYLLATVISTPVFGKLADLYGRKLMFHLGVIIFLIGSTLSGLSQTMEQLIIFRLIQGIGAGALATIPMTIIGDVFSFEQRAKIQGWISSVWGIAGVVGPLVGGFIVDTITWHWIFFMNLPFGIISLILLQQALQEQVTKKKQIVDYAGIVTFSISMTSFLFALNILKEQKQTWHLFVLVLITIIFFCFFLWIEAKGEEPMLPLSLFRNRFITVSNIVSFLIGFILVAVTFYIPLWVQGVSNLNATLSGIAMLPMSITWIFGATLTGRLIGKTSITKIAMLGGFIILVGCAGLVFFQTNTTISWMMVITSVLGIGFGLSTTLFTVVVQSAVEWNLRGAAMGSINLMRNLGQTIGISISGLWLSDQLQGAELEASLHVVFVILIGLAVLGLLVSGLLIGKKLNETSS; encoded by the coding sequence ATGCAGAAAGAATCAAATCAAAATCATGTCGTTCTATCTTTACTCATTGCAACCTTTTTAACAGCAATTGAGGGGACAATTGTAAGTACAGCCATGCCGAAGATTGTTGAAGATTTAGGTGGTAGTCAACTTTATACTTGGGTCATTTCTGTTTATTTATTAGCTACTGTTATAAGTACACCGGTATTTGGAAAATTAGCTGATTTATATGGTAGAAAATTAATGTTCCATTTAGGGGTAATCATTTTTTTAATTGGTTCAACATTATCCGGGTTATCGCAAACGATGGAACAACTCATCATTTTTCGACTTATTCAAGGTATTGGAGCAGGAGCACTAGCAACAATTCCGATGACAATCATTGGAGATGTTTTTTCATTTGAACAGAGGGCGAAAATTCAAGGTTGGATAAGCAGTGTTTGGGGAATAGCAGGGGTAGTCGGACCACTTGTCGGTGGCTTTATAGTAGATACTATAACTTGGCATTGGATTTTCTTCATGAACTTGCCGTTTGGTATTATTTCATTAATTCTTTTACAACAGGCGCTGCAAGAACAAGTAACGAAGAAAAAACAAATTGTTGATTATGCAGGTATCGTTACCTTTTCAATAAGTATGACTTCATTTTTATTTGCATTAAACATTTTGAAAGAACAAAAACAAACTTGGCATTTATTTGTACTCGTTCTTATTACGATTATTTTCTTTTGCTTTTTCCTATGGATTGAGGCAAAGGGAGAAGAGCCAATGCTTCCATTAAGTTTATTCAGAAATCGATTTATTACTGTATCAAATATCGTTTCGTTTTTAATTGGATTTATTTTAGTAGCAGTTACTTTTTATATTCCTCTTTGGGTGCAAGGGGTTAGTAATCTAAACGCGACGTTATCAGGAATTGCCATGTTACCTATGTCAATCACTTGGATTTTTGGTGCAACATTAACAGGAAGACTCATTGGGAAAACATCAATAACGAAAATAGCTATGCTCGGTGGTTTCATTATTCTTGTTGGTTGTGCTGGCCTTGTTTTCTTTCAAACAAATACAACGATTTCATGGATGATGGTCATAACAAGTGTTTTAGGAATTGGATTCGGACTTTCAACAACACTGTTTACCGTAGTTGTTCAATCGGCGGTAGAGTGGAACTTACGTGGTGCTGCGATGGGATCAATTAATTTAATGAGAAATCTAGGGCAAACAATTGGAATTAGTATTTCTGGATTATGGTTAAGTGATCAACTACAAGGTGCTGAATTAGAGGCAAGTTTACATGTTGTTTTTGTCATCTTAATTGGTCTTGCTGTTCTCGGATTACTTGTCTCAGGACTGTTAATCGGAAAAAAACTAAATGAAACATCAAGTTAG